Proteins encoded within one genomic window of Eurosta solidaginis isolate ZX-2024a chromosome 1, ASM4086904v1, whole genome shotgun sequence:
- the LOC137236382 gene encoding phospholipase A2 inhibitor: MYANANSKSQRQILCALLTLTCLGTTAAMIVSSSCGPNFPPACLCGRELYEGSISYVVNCTNTGIHNTSVLEFMPIEVEILIFTGNFIPELPWNVFGRINDYTNLKIVDMSNNHIRDIRGKSYHHVENVERLILNHNNLSISRDEDEVNHHHPRVFSNFLNLQSLHLTDAFADNTSPQLSEDLHDIFMNSQLVKLEKLHLEQNEITHFKDRNVFCDLPVLRDLHLGDNLLTEINFEVRCLKNLRFLDLERNKFEYVKTHDMMLLNELEARTDRTTNLIVDFNLNPFTCDCKISSFHTWVLSTNVTVRNKNTLMCYHNDMDPLPVMEINMDGCAAAVGAATMMFTTAANSHYIESDLNESTRANGGRPHMNQHTVTLLFLLIVLSMILLGLIVALVYVSRERIKYMITPVFDNVTKKVQYTSIKDEDCPEVYV, from the coding sequence ATGTATGCCAACGCTAACTCTAAATCACAGCGACAAATCTTATGCGCGCTACTCACACTCACCTGCCTCGGCACTACGGCAGCTATGATAGTTTCATCGAGTTGTGGACCCAACTTCCCACCGGCGTGCCTTTGCGGACGTGAACTCTACGAGGGTAGCATTAGTTATGTAGTCAACTGCACAAATACTGGTATACATAATACCAGCGTACTCGAATTTATGCCAATCGAAGTAGAAATTTTAATATTCACTGGCAATTTTATACCCGAACTACCATGGAATGTATTCGGTAGAATTAATGACTATACAAATCTGAAGATTGTCGATATGAGTAATAATCACATACGCGATATACGTGGTAAATCCTATCATCACGTGGAAAATGTTGAGCGTCTAATTTTGAATCACAACAACTTAAGCATATCAAGAGACGAAGACGAAGTCAATCACCATCATCCGAGGGTGTTttcaaatttcttaaatttaCAAAGTTTACATCTCACAGACGCCTTCGCCGACAACACTTCGCCACAATTGAGCGAAGATTTACATGATATATTTATGAATAGTCAATTGGTGAAGCTCGAGAAATTGCATTTAGAACAAAATGAGATTACACACTTCAAAGATCGTAATGTCTTCTGTGATCTGCCTGTTTTGCGTGATCTGCATTTAGGTGATAATTTACTTACAGAGATCAATTTTGAAGTGCGCTGTCTGAAGAATCTACGCTTTCTCGATTTGGAGCGTAATAAATTTGAATATGTGAAAACGCATGACATGATGCTACTCAACGAGTTGGAAGCGCGTACAGATCGCACGACCAATCTCATAGTCGACTTTAATCTTAATCCATTCACTTGTGACTGCAAGATCAGTTCATTTCATACATGGGTGTTGTCGACGAATGTAACGGTACGTAATAAAAATACGCTCATGTGCTATCACAACGATATGGATCCGTTACCCGTGATGGAAATAAATATGGATGGATGTGCGGCAGCAGTGGGAGCAGCAACAATGATGTTCACTACAGCTGCCAACTCGCACTACATTGAGAGTGATTTGAATGAATCCACACGAGCGAATGGTGGACGACCGCATATGAATCAGCATACTGTTACATTGCTTTTCCTGCTAATAGTGTTAAGTATGATATTGTTGGGTCTGATAGTGGCGTTGGTCTATGTGAGTCGTGAACGTATTAAATATATGATAACACCAGTTTTCGATAATGTCACGAAGAAAGTGCAATATACCTCGATCAAAGATGAAGATTGCCCCGAAGTTTACGTTTAG